AACCAGAGGTTCGGCGGGTACAGTTCACGATCATAGATCACCTGACAGAGTTCTGTCCGCAGGTCCTTCAGCCAGTTCGTCAGCGGCGAGCGATACCGGAACTCCCGGAGCCCTTCGACATCGATCGTCGCGGCGACGTACGACGAGCCCGCGCCATACTCGTGTTCTGCCAGAACCGTGCCGTCATGGTCGACGACCATCGAGTCGCCGCCAAAGGTGTCGACGGGCGTGTCGGCATCGGGTGTGAGGTAGTACGTTCCAAGGTTCGGGGCGACGACGTACACCGAGTTATCGAGGGCCCGAGCGCGGTTCTGAATTCGCCAGCCTCCGTTGGCCACGAGCGGTTCTGGACAGGCGATGCGGCAGACGATCTCGGCGCCGTTCATCGCAAGTCCGCGGACATACTCGGGGTAAGCGCCCTCGATAGCGAGTGAGACGCCGATGCGGCCAATATCGGTATCCGCGACCGGGAACAGCGAATCGAGGTCGTCACCGTGGGCATCGACCCAGTCGTCCCAGACATCGTGAGGCGACACCGACCGTTCGACTGGTAACAGCGGCGTGAGCTTCCGATGTTTGAGGACGATCTCCCCGTCCGGATCGATCACGAACGCCGTGTTGAAGAACTTCTCGGGGTACTCAGGGGCCCGTTCTTTGGCCGACGCGACGAGGTAGATTCCGAACTCTTGTGCGTACTCGCCGAGAATGTCGGTTTCTTCGCCGGGAATGTCGATCGCGATCTCCTCGCGGTACTCGGCGTGGTCCATGTCGAACACCTCGTCCGTAAACCCCTGGAGGGCGCCCTCGGGGATGACTGCTAATCGAACCGGGAGTTCGAGACCGCTCAGCCACACCGCAGCCGAGAGGTTCTCGTGGATGTGCTCGAGGTTCTTCCGGATGTCTGCTCGCGTCTCGGCGCCCCAGACGGTCGGCGAGAGACCAACCGCGGCGTACTGTTCAATACGAGACAACCCGTACGTGCTGGCGAATCGACTTATACTCACGCGGTCGTCCGGTACCTGCTATCGGACACACGGTATTTTTGAGGCGCGTCCGAGATTTTCCGTCCGGTAGCACCACGTAGCTAAACTAGTAGCTGCGTAGTTTTCTCGTCTACTTCAGATAAACGATCAACTATAGGAATCCAGAAATGCCTTCTCGAGTTTGACACCGATCGTGAAAAATCCAGGATGCACGAACTGATAGACACGAACTGTCACTGCAGGATTGATACTCATCTGTACGTAGGCTTCCCGCTGACTCAACCCATGTTGGTTAACGAGTTCGTCCATCAGCGCAATGAAACAGTTATTGATAGCGTCTTCTGGTGAGCCAGCGTTTTTCGCTGAGTCTACATGGATAATGCTCTCATCGTTTTCGATTCGGAAGACACCCGGAACCTGCGCGTCTACGATCTGACCCGCAGTACGATTTCCGCGATCGACTTGACTGCAATTCCTGTGTACTCCGAATCACTTTGTGAAGCGTGGACGTCGCCAACGAACAAAAGCCCACCTTCGTTGAACGAATTCAGATATACTGTACTGCCTTCAGCCGCATCGCGAACATCCATGTTGCCGCCCCATGGTCCCTGTGTTGTCACCGTTTCCTGCACCGTTCGACCCGGTGCCGTGGCTATCGTTCCAATATGTGGGTTAAGGTGGCTGTGTTGAATCGCCATACTGCGGCGGAATTCACCGTTTCACAGCACGCTTGATGTTGTAGACGACACACATCAGGGCGACTTCTCGGAACTCACGAAACCAAGAACGCGCTCGCTCGGCTTCGCCGTGCGAGCGCTTGACAGCCGAGTTCACGGTTTCAGTCATAGAGCGCTGATTGTAGCGGTGTTCGTCGATTCTGGCATTGTGAGCGTGGTCGTACGGAGCGAAGATACGGTGCTTGATCAGCGGTCTGATACCGAGTTCACGCAATGCTTCGCGGAGTGACTTCTTGTCATAGCCCTTATCGGCGGCAAGAGACCGCAGATCGCCCGCCGGAATGCGGGCGATCTGCTCGGCGAGGTCTGCGTCGCTTCCTTCCCGAGTTGTTGAGCAGTGAACGTCAAGAACAGCTTGAGACTCTGTATCGACGAGTTTCGTGACCTTCAGCTTCTGAACACGGTAGCTTATTCGCTGGCAGTAGTGACGGCTCGCAGCTGAGCGTTCGTAGAATGTGGCGTCGATAGCGGCGTGTTTCGAGGGATCGTGTAGCTGCGCCGACTGGCGCAGCAACACTCGACAGACGCTCATACTGATCCGGTCGAACGCTTTACACAACGTGGATGGAGAGGGGAGTTCGGCCGCGCTGAGGCCGATCTCCCCGGTTATTTGTGGCATCTCCTTCAGCAGGTCAATAGTCATCCGGTAAGACGTGTCGAGGTAAATCCGCAGACAATGGAGGGAAACAAGCGCACAGTCGGCGAATCCGCCGCCTCCTTCCGGAGCGGCGGATTCGTCTCCATCGCCAGTAACTCTTTGAGAAATCGGGACAATCTCGCCAGTGAAGCGGGAGATTTGCGTCATGGACACTCGCAGTCTCCCGCTTCAACTCCTTTGATTTAGCGACCTATCCCGACGCAGTCTAGTGATTCAACGCAGCCATTCATACCATCGAGCTTATCGAGAACTACCGCTCCACCCAGGAGATCCTTGACTTCTCGGAGCACGGGTTACTCGTTCCGGCGGCGAACCGGGACAACGTCGATGTCGAGGCCATCCAGGATCGAATCGTTTCACTCTCGACCAACACCGAACACGAGAACACCCAGATCGAAGCGATCGCGAGCCCGGAGGAACACGAGTCGGTGGTCGCGAAGATTCAGGATATCGTCGGCAACGACGCCTACCGGGTTGAGGCCGATGACGGGTCGCTTCGGACGCCCGAGTATCGAGACGTCGCAGTTCTCACGCGAACGCGAGAGTTCGGCCGCGACCTGCTGCAGACCGCCGAGGAGTACGGATTGCCGATGGCGTACGAGGGCGGGATCGAGCTGTTCCGCACGCCCCAGGCGAAGTTACTGCTAGCGTGGCTCCGCATCCTCGAATCCGACACCGACCGCGGCTGGTCGGTCGTCCTCGAGCAAGCAGGCTACACACTCGATGAGATCAAGCACGTCCTGGAGACTGAGGCGTATCCCGAGAACATGCGCTCGTTCCGCGAGAAGCTGACAGAACTGGAGACGCTCGGCGGGGTGGCCGAACGCGTTTTCTCGCGGTACGGGTACGATGGTGCTACGGCCGACGTCGTCCTCCACACGATTCAGTCTGTACACACCGCGACGACACTGACTCGGGGAGACCTTATCCGGTTCATCGAGCGCGGCATCGAAGCGGGCAGTACCCACGATGTTCACGCGAATGCCGGTGCGAACTCAGTGACGGTCCAGACGATTCACGCAGCGAAGGGGCTCGAACATCCGATCGTCGTGCTCGCGAACATGAGCAGTGGGCGATTCCCGCCATCGGGCGGCGGGAATGGAACGATCACGTTTCAGGATCCGGCCGAACTCCGACAGCGGAAACGCTACGCCGAGGCTGACGGCCTCCCCCACGTGTACGATAACTGGCGGACTGACGTCCTCCGCCGGTGTTTGCCCAGGGAGTACGACGAGGAGCGCCGACTGCTCTACGTGGCGATTACGCGCGCCGAGAGCCACGTGATCTTCTCGGCCGGGGAGGACCCAAACACGTTCCTCGAAGAACTCCCGGTCGAAATCGAAGCGTGGGACACTGAACCTGATGCGGACACCGTAGACGAAACCGAGCAGACGGAGTTGCTGATCACGGTACCGACACCGGAGGGACCGGTCGGACACTCACCACATTCGCTGATGCGTGAGGATGTTTTCGAGGACGTCGACGATGGTATGGGGAAGGCGTTCGGTACCGACGTCCACGACTTTGCGGAAGCGTACGCGCGCGGCGATGATGTAGAACTGAATCGGGACGACCCCGGATGGGACGACAAACAGCACGTGATGTCGTTTCTCGACGGCCTGTCGGGCGACCTGCTCGTTGAGGAGGACGCCTATCTTCCGCTGGACGTCGACGGGACTCGCGTGATGATCTCCGGGATTATCGATCTCGTTCACGTTCGAGGCGACCGCATCGAAGTGGTCGACTACAAGACCGACCGTGGTCGGCACGCGGAAGCCGAGTATCGAAAACAACTCAGTGTCTACTATCACGTACTTCGGGAGCTGTATCCTGAGCGTGAGATTTCGGCGTCGATTCTCTATACAGTCGACGGAGTTCGCGAAGAGATTGACCCCATCTCACGGGACGACCTAGTCGATGTCGTAAAGTCGGTGTCTGATGTGGAATCGCTCCAAGCTACACCTCCGTTAGGTAGCTCCCGTTAAGTCGAATACTGG
Above is a genomic segment from Halalkalicoccus sp. NIPERK01 containing:
- a CDS encoding nitrilase-related carbon-nitrogen hydrolase: MSISRFASTYGLSRIEQYAAVGLSPTVWGAETRADIRKNLEHIHENLSAAVWLSGLELPVRLAVIPEGALQGFTDEVFDMDHAEYREEIAIDIPGEETDILGEYAQEFGIYLVASAKERAPEYPEKFFNTAFVIDPDGEIVLKHRKLTPLLPVERSVSPHDVWDDWVDAHGDDLDSLFPVADTDIGRIGVSLAIEGAYPEYVRGLAMNGAEIVCRIACPEPLVANGGWRIQNRARALDNSVYVVAPNLGTYYLTPDADTPVDTFGGDSMVVDHDGTVLAEHEYGAGSSYVAATIDVEGLREFRYRSPLTNWLKDLRTELCQVIYDRELYPPNLWLDSQPVDHETYAEEVTQARIDAMVDADIWVPPYWEREDADDMDTAGDRT
- a CDS encoding acetamidase/formamidase family protein gives rise to the protein MAIQHSHLNPHIGTIATAPGRTVQETVTTQGPWGGNMDVRDAAEGSTVYLNSFNEGGLLFVGDVHASQSDSEYTGIAVKSIAEIVLRVRS
- a CDS encoding IS5 family transposase, with protein sequence MTQISRFTGEIVPISQRVTGDGDESAAPEGGGGFADCALVSLHCLRIYLDTSYRMTIDLLKEMPQITGEIGLSAAELPSPSTLCKAFDRISMSVCRVLLRQSAQLHDPSKHAAIDATFYERSAASRHYCQRISYRVQKLKVTKLVDTESQAVLDVHCSTTREGSDADLAEQIARIPAGDLRSLAADKGYDKKSLREALRELGIRPLIKHRIFAPYDHAHNARIDEHRYNQRSMTETVNSAVKRSHGEAERARSWFREFREVALMCVVYNIKRAVKR